In Limnochordia bacterium, one genomic interval encodes:
- a CDS encoding 3D domain-containing protein: MKATAYTAGYESTGKWLGHPAYGVTYTGALATEGRTIAVDPAIIPLGSWVYIEGHGLFHAEDTGGAIKGNRVDIFMDDVNKAISFGVQEVELCLLNHSVY; encoded by the coding sequence ATGAAAGCGACGGCTTACACGGCTGGCTATGAATCAACAGGTAAATGGCTCGGTCATCCCGCGTATGGAGTCACCTACACCGGGGCACTGGCCACGGAAGGCCGCACTATTGCCGTAGACCCCGCAATTATTCCCCTGGGCAGCTGGGTCTATATTGAAGGACATGGTCTTTTCCATGCCGAAGATACAGGCGGTGCCATCAAGGGAAACCGAGTCGACATATTCATGGATGATGTCAACAAGGCAATCTCTTTCGGTGTACAGGAGGTTGAGCTTTGCCTGCTGAACCACTCCGTGTATTGA
- a CDS encoding tetratricopeptide repeat protein gives MRMFVSSTVAMMLLVLLVPGIQSMAQVIPVEWGQVLLDTQDLDTLEGQLIKATALVNLGELGTAFDQIEEIRQKENYLEFAEQMQVKYQAFLQQDPQNLLSLNVLGLVEWALADYVQAGNHFRRIIELEPKNVWIRLFLGITLWNQGETQVALTELKAAHELDKTNQYAHCLLSAAYFELNDYMRAVYHYLKCPDVRKEMSRRGF, from the coding sequence ATGCGCATGTTTGTAAGCAGCACCGTGGCGATGATGTTATTAGTGCTTCTTGTACCTGGCATTCAGTCCATGGCCCAAGTTATCCCTGTGGAGTGGGGGCAGGTACTACTAGACACCCAAGATCTTGATACCCTAGAAGGGCAGCTGATCAAGGCAACTGCCTTAGTAAACCTAGGAGAGTTGGGCACCGCTTTTGACCAAATTGAGGAGATTAGACAGAAGGAGAACTACTTGGAATTTGCCGAACAGATGCAAGTAAAATATCAAGCATTTCTCCAGCAAGACCCCCAGAATCTACTGTCGTTGAATGTACTCGGTTTGGTAGAATGGGCGTTGGCAGACTATGTACAGGCAGGTAATCACTTCAGACGGATTATTGAATTGGAACCGAAAAATGTATGGATCCGCTTGTTTTTGGGAATTACTTTATGGAACCAGGGTGAAACCCAAGTGGCGCTTACAGAGTTAAAAGCGGCCCACGAGCTAGATAAGACCAATCAGTATGCCCATTGCTTACTTAGTGCTGCCTATTTCGAGTTAAACGACTATATGCGGGCTGTTTATCATTATCTGAAGTGCCCTGATGTTCGAAAGGAAATGTCTCGAAGGGGTTTTTGA
- the surE gene encoding 5'/3'-nucleotidase SurE — protein sequence MLILVTNDDGINAPGIWALASAIAELGRVMIVAPSEEQSGTGHSITVHRPLRVERIESSSGIDTYVVNGTPADCVKLGMEGISEERPSIVISGINRGPNLGTDVLYSGTVSAAVEGAIMGALAMAVSVNLDHNHTGEFDYTPSASIAKYLVERFSREGLPKDTLLNVNVPAVPEGDIKGVKCTRLGTRRYRDVFDKRVDPRGRAYYWMAGDVVDLDDDPTTDTATVKNGYVSITPIQYDLTEYGMLDEMSQWQFDLRL from the coding sequence GTGCTTATTCTAGTTACTAACGATGATGGGATTAATGCTCCGGGCATTTGGGCATTGGCTTCAGCCATAGCGGAGCTTGGTCGAGTGATGATTGTTGCACCAAGTGAGGAGCAGAGTGGAACTGGTCATTCTATTACGGTACATAGACCGCTACGGGTAGAACGGATAGAGTCCTCTAGCGGTATTGATACATACGTGGTAAATGGAACACCTGCTGACTGTGTAAAGCTCGGCATGGAAGGCATCAGCGAGGAAAGACCGAGTATCGTCATCTCCGGAATTAATCGAGGTCCAAACCTAGGGACTGACGTTTTGTACTCCGGTACCGTTTCTGCAGCTGTCGAAGGAGCCATTATGGGTGCCTTAGCTATGGCTGTTTCTGTTAATCTTGATCATAACCATACCGGGGAGTTTGACTATACACCATCGGCGAGTATTGCCAAGTACCTTGTTGAGCGATTCAGCCGAGAGGGTCTTCCCAAGGATACTCTTTTGAATGTGAATGTTCCGGCTGTTCCGGAAGGCGATATCAAAGGAGTCAAATGTACACGGTTGGGTACCCGTCGTTACCGGGACGTTTTTGACAAGAGGGTTGATCCGAGGGGACGGGCCTACTATTGGATGGCGGGTGATGTGGTGGATTTAGATGATGATCCCACAACCGATACCGCGACTGTAAAAAACGGATACGTTTCGATTACGCCAATTCAGTATGACCTTACTGAATACGGCATGCTTGATGAGATGAGTCAGTGGCAGTTTGACCTGAGACTGTAG